The DNA sequence ATAATAAGGATGGGATTGCCCGCGGGAGTTCGGTATTTGTGACCCTGGGGCAGGAACGGGATAACAAGGAATTGATAAAAGAGGAAGCGGCCACTCATTATTCTTTCAATAAAGGGAGTTCGGGCAATGATTATCCAACCTCGCTGATGGGAGCCATTGCCCTGCTCAGGCAAACCTGGTACGATGCGGACTGGTACGAGGCTGGTGGAAGTGAAGAAGCGAGCAATCTTTCCCTGGAGGCATTTCAAAAAAACAAGACGTTGCCCTGTTTTTTTGAAGCCGCGGACGTCCTGGATATTCTCCGTGCCGACCATGTGGGAGACGAATTTCAAGTCCAGTTTATCTTTCGGGGAAACGGTGATTCCTACCAGCGGCTTGAACTGGTAAAAGCAAGCAACGGGGCGCTGGTGGTTCCCCTGGATTTTCCCGAAGCTTTTGATCTGGAAGACCCCTACGACGCCAGGCATGTGAGCCTCGCACAAATGAAGCATTGGGAACTGGCCCCTTTAACCCCGCCAGGCTGGAAGCTGCCGGGCTTCGCTTTGCGCTTACTTCCGAAGGAGCGGAAAAGGACTTCTGGAAAAACCTTCGTAAAGCAGTTTCCTGCGGACTTTCCAAAGAACAGGCATTAAGGTCTCTCACGGAGGTGCCGGCCGGGCTGATTGGCATGGAAGCGCAGCTTGGTACACTTGAAGAAGGAAAGCTGGCCAATTTTATCATTACTTCTTCGGAACTTTTTGATGAAGATAATGTGATCTATGAAAACTGGGTGAGAGGAAACCGCTACCAGGTGAATGATCTTGACTTTCCCGATATCAGAGGTGTTTATGAACTGCAGGTGAACGGCGTCCCGGAGATGGAAATGACCGTATCAGGTTCTCCGGTCGATCCCGAAATACAAATAAAGGCGGGAAGCGAGGAAGCCAAAGGCGTCTTCAGCAGGACAGGGGACTTGTTCAGCCTCCTGGTAAACCTGGAAGAGGCCGCCGGCGGGACGCTCCGGCTGAACGGCCTGATCGCCGGCCACAATTCTTCCGGCAATGCGCCTTCCGGCCAGGGCCCCCTGAAACTGGAAGGACAGGCTACCTTGCCAGGCGGGGAAACAGCAGCCTGGTCGGCAATGCGGACAGGTGATGCGGAGGATGCCAAAGCGGAAAAAGAGAAGGATGAGACAGGTCCCCGATCTCCCGGCGCCGTGATTTATCCCTTCCTTGCT is a window from the Anseongella ginsenosidimutans genome containing:
- a CDS encoding amidohydrolase family protein codes for the protein MKKALLAVFFLLSFINMHPLCVSAQETFPENGVQDKRPGLFVFTNATIVVSAGNVIKKGTLLVRKGKIEAVGANVRIPEGAVIRNLEGKFIYPSLIDLYTSYGLPPREQSRRNWNAPPQFLSEKRGAYGWNEAIRPEYAAREHFSVDGAEAEKLRKLGFGAVLSHNKDGIARGSSVFVTLGQERDNKELIKEEAATHYSFNKGSSGNDYPTSLMGAIALLRQTWYDADWYEAGGSEEASNLSLEAFQKNKTLPCFFEAADVLDILRADHVGDEFQVQFIFRGNGDSYQRLELVKASNGALVVPLDFPEAFDLEDPYDARHVSLAQMKHWELAPLTPPGWKLPGFALRLLPKERKRTSGKTFVKQFPADFPKNRH